Proteins from a single region of Parasedimentitalea psychrophila:
- a CDS encoding Glu/Leu/Phe/Val family dehydrogenase — MIITPVPTSSHEEIYYVEDAATGLLGYIAVHSTQLGPAAGGLRMRPYQTPQEALTDVKRLSQGMTYKNAAAGLPLGGGKAVIIGDPGRDKTPELLHAFGRAIDTLQGRYFTAEDMGMTPADMAHLAAVTPFVAGLPSGKFASGDPSPITARGIFNAICTAQKHLCGSADLGGVTVAVQGLGHVGWHLCRRLSSAGANLVVADTDDSRISKARTVFEAAAVAPDQIYSVQADIFAPCAIGGILNADTIPQLKVSIVAGGANNQLASAQDGRALHARSILYAPDFVANGGGIINVATEILKISNRAEFVEEKLMALDLTMQAILTQARAENTCPDAVAVATVQAKMARGIA; from the coding sequence ATGATCATCACACCGGTGCCGACCAGCAGCCACGAGGAAATTTACTATGTCGAGGACGCCGCCACCGGTCTGCTTGGATATATCGCCGTGCACTCCACCCAGCTTGGCCCGGCGGCCGGCGGCCTGCGAATGCGGCCATATCAGACCCCACAAGAGGCGCTGACCGATGTTAAGCGGCTAAGCCAGGGCATGACCTACAAAAACGCTGCGGCAGGGCTGCCGCTGGGCGGTGGCAAGGCGGTGATCATTGGCGATCCGGGGCGCGACAAAACACCCGAGTTGTTGCACGCCTTTGGTCGTGCCATCGACACCCTGCAGGGGCGCTATTTCACCGCCGAGGACATGGGGATGACTCCGGCTGACATGGCCCACCTGGCGGCGGTGACGCCCTTTGTTGCGGGATTACCCAGCGGTAAATTTGCCAGTGGCGATCCCTCGCCCATCACCGCACGCGGTATCTTTAATGCCATATGCACGGCGCAAAAACACCTCTGTGGCAGCGCCGATCTGGGCGGCGTCACCGTCGCGGTTCAGGGCCTGGGCCACGTCGGCTGGCACCTGTGCAGGCGGCTCTCTTCGGCGGGAGCAAATCTGGTGGTTGCCGATACCGACGACAGTCGAATATCCAAGGCAAGGACGGTGTTTGAGGCTGCAGCTGTTGCACCAGATCAAATCTATTCGGTGCAGGCGGATATCTTTGCCCCATGCGCTATTGGCGGCATTCTGAACGCCGACACGATACCACAACTCAAAGTCTCGATTGTGGCCGGCGGGGCCAACAATCAACTGGCCTCTGCTCAAGATGGGCGCGCGCTGCACGCCCGCAGCATTCTTTATGCACCCGATTTTGTTGCCAATGGCGGTGGCATCATCAATGTCGCCACTGAAATTCTGAAAATTTCAAACCGGGCGGAATTTGTCGAGGAAAAACTGATGGCTCTCGATCTGACCATGCAGGCGATCCTGACCCAGGCCCGGGCTGAAAACACCTGCCCCGACGCAGTGGCGGTGGCCACCGTGCAAGCCAAAATGGCGCGCGGCATCGCATAA
- a CDS encoding HU family DNA-binding protein translates to MAEPIKTVETPDPVFVEADADGAGLPMRKKELIDLVVERSGIKKKDAKPVVEAMLAVLGEAIGSGRELNLQPLGKLRINRSVERSNGRIIVCKLRQSTAMGENSSEEDNTGTDPLAADES, encoded by the coding sequence ATGGCTGAGCCCATCAAAACCGTTGAGACACCGGACCCGGTTTTTGTTGAGGCAGATGCGGATGGCGCTGGTTTGCCGATGCGAAAGAAAGAGCTTATTGACCTGGTTGTTGAACGCTCTGGCATCAAGAAAAAAGACGCCAAGCCCGTCGTTGAAGCGATGCTTGCTGTGCTGGGTGAGGCGATCGGAAGCGGGCGCGAATTGAATCTGCAACCGCTGGGGAAACTGCGCATCAACCGGAGCGTGGAACGGAGCAACGGCCGGATAATTGTGTGCAAGCTGCGGCAGAGCACAGCCATGGGTGAAAATTCGTCCGAAGAGGATAATACTGGCACAGATCCCCTTGCAGCGGACGAAAGCTGA
- a CDS encoding nuclear transport factor 2 family protein, protein MTYDDLATFSQAWTNKDLDTLMRYIHPDCVYAASVGPEPGQTFRGIDEVRRGFANMLAHDTGKRQEGATVIFGQEAISEWSFTEQSDGQEVDIRGCDIFAFRGGKILKKDAFRKVFS, encoded by the coding sequence ATGACCTATGATGATTTAGCGACCTTCAGCCAGGCCTGGACCAACAAGGATCTGGACACCCTGATGCGCTACATCCATCCCGATTGCGTCTATGCCGCCTCGGTTGGCCCGGAACCGGGGCAGACGTTTCGCGGCATTGACGAGGTGCGGCGCGGTTTCGCCAATATGCTGGCGCATGACACAGGCAAACGCCAGGAAGGGGCAACAGTGATTTTTGGCCAAGAGGCCATCAGCGAATGGTCCTTTACCGAGCAGAGTGACGGCCAAGAGGTGGATATTCGCGGCTGCGATATTTTTGCCTTTCGGGGCGGCAAGATCCTGAAAAAGGACGCCTTTCGCAAAGTCTTTTCCTGA
- a CDS encoding aminotransferase class I/II-fold pyridoxal phosphate-dependent enzyme, whose product MTPPDTLIDLSIGVVHPDVDFWPSCDGKMSNPVAYPDRYGDPELRARLSAGLDGMPPVAVTAGASMALVSTFAVLQASGPILIPRPGFPGYHRAVKHLKIAHKTYDMSLQEPAEVSIRTAIKQAVKGGAIVIANPGNPLGTLIPDGTVSELCAAALTAGIQPILDETYRGLVFDTDAIKGGARVVPGAVQVFSLSKGRGLAGARLGYLTAPQNLLQQIVEVHQDLTLGASQVSQSAVPGTGPLQVSTLQTSQRRFLRRARDRGRSFLSGSRLKISNPIATPAFWVEFPDCPLDSRDLAARLRDQHGILVEPGDKFGIYNRTAIRICFALPEDKARWAFTCLAQLNQSLSP is encoded by the coding sequence GTGACGCCCCCTGACACATTGATCGATCTCTCAATTGGTGTGGTACACCCCGACGTGGATTTCTGGCCATCCTGTGATGGCAAGATGTCCAACCCGGTGGCATACCCAGACCGCTACGGCGACCCAGAGTTGCGGGCGCGCCTGTCCGCAGGCCTAGACGGGATGCCGCCAGTTGCGGTAACGGCAGGCGCCTCCATGGCGTTGGTCAGCACCTTTGCCGTGTTGCAAGCCTCTGGGCCAATCCTGATCCCACGGCCCGGCTTTCCAGGATATCACCGGGCGGTAAAACATTTGAAAATTGCCCATAAAACGTATGACATGTCGCTTCAGGAACCGGCCGAAGTCAGCATTCGAACCGCCATTAAGCAGGCCGTCAAAGGCGGCGCAATCGTCATCGCAAACCCTGGCAACCCGCTTGGAACGCTTATCCCCGATGGCACTGTCTCGGAACTATGTGCTGCTGCGCTAACCGCTGGAATTCAACCGATTTTGGATGAAACCTATCGCGGGCTGGTGTTTGACACCGACGCCATCAAGGGTGGTGCCAGGGTGGTGCCAGGGGCGGTACAGGTTTTCAGCCTGTCAAAGGGGCGTGGGTTGGCGGGCGCCCGGTTGGGGTATTTGACCGCGCCGCAAAATCTGTTGCAACAAATAGTGGAGGTTCACCAAGATCTGACGCTGGGCGCCAGCCAAGTGAGCCAGTCGGCGGTTCCCGGTACCGGCCCGTTGCAGGTCTCCACCCTTCAAACATCACAACGCCGCTTTCTCCGCCGCGCCCGCGACCGGGGCCGATCCTTTCTGAGCGGAAGCCGCCTAAAGATCTCCAACCCAATTGCGACGCCGGCCTTCTGGGTTGAATTTCCAGATTGCCCATTGGACAGCCGCGACCTAGCCGCTCGTTTGCGTGACCAACACGGCATCCTGGTAGAACCGGGGGACAAGTTCGGGATTTATAATCGCACTGCGATCCGCATTTGCTTTGCTTTGCCGGAAGACAAGGCACGCTGGGCATTTACATGCCTGGCACAGCTCAACCAAAGCCTTTCTCCCTGA
- a CDS encoding SidA/IucD/PvdA family monooxygenase: MKRSHPSTEIYDIVGIGFGPANIALAIALEELHPDKSFRFVDSQKQIVWQNEMLFENALDVYSNIQNSPHRDLATPRNPRSRYSFLNYLHENGLFWTQLNLNMSMPLRPDFANYIAWVAENFRDHFIGGTWVTGIEPRGDHYAIKCDNGPELLARHVVLGTGRPPQIPEQFQDITNPNCIHFTKYNSSIDAMVAGNAKRIAIVGSSQTAAEIVLHLTKMHPQVEVDVIMRRFGFPLKDTTPFVSEIYFPEFTDLYFNSSEAMKRRIDRDVYGTNYGTADEDVIQEIYQQIYYDKLAGRNKLELHRLSEINNVRDKGGKIEITINDRMHTRTFDKAYDGVILATGFVNYGPHPHNQKIPNLLQPLQHLLQLERGAVSVGRKYDLALTPEAPGKILMNGLCEVTHGMGDAGSISLMSLRAAEIASKAFEPADSADPATALGDADTELHPVIA; the protein is encoded by the coding sequence ATGAAACGCTCTCACCCATCGACGGAAATCTATGACATTGTCGGCATCGGCTTCGGACCCGCCAACATCGCTCTGGCAATCGCACTGGAAGAATTGCACCCAGACAAAAGCTTTCGCTTTGTCGACAGTCAAAAGCAGATTGTCTGGCAGAATGAAATGCTGTTTGAAAACGCGCTGGATGTGTATTCAAACATTCAAAACTCGCCTCATCGCGATCTGGCCACGCCGCGCAATCCACGCAGCCGCTACAGTTTCCTCAATTATCTTCATGAGAATGGTCTGTTCTGGACCCAATTGAACCTGAACATGAGCATGCCGCTGCGGCCTGATTTTGCAAACTACATTGCCTGGGTGGCAGAGAATTTCCGTGATCATTTCATTGGCGGCACTTGGGTAACCGGGATTGAACCTCGCGGTGACCACTATGCGATCAAATGCGACAATGGACCTGAGCTACTGGCGCGGCATGTGGTGCTGGGAACCGGGCGCCCGCCACAAATCCCTGAACAATTTCAGGACATCACGAACCCCAACTGCATCCACTTCACCAAATACAACTCGTCAATAGATGCCATGGTTGCCGGCAACGCCAAACGTATTGCCATCGTGGGCAGCAGCCAAACCGCGGCCGAGATAGTGTTGCACCTCACCAAGATGCACCCGCAGGTCGAAGTCGATGTGATCATGCGACGCTTCGGATTCCCCCTCAAGGATACCACGCCCTTTGTCAGCGAAATCTATTTCCCAGAGTTCACGGATCTCTACTTCAATTCCTCAGAGGCGATGAAACGTCGGATAGATCGCGACGTTTACGGCACCAACTACGGCACGGCCGACGAAGACGTCATCCAAGAAATCTACCAGCAAATTTATTATGATAAGTTGGCTGGTCGCAATAAACTGGAACTCCACCGGCTTTCAGAGATCAACAACGTCCGTGACAAGGGCGGCAAAATTGAAATCACCATCAACGACAGAATGCACACCCGGACCTTCGACAAGGCCTATGACGGGGTGATTTTGGCGACCGGATTTGTCAACTATGGGCCGCATCCGCACAACCAAAAGATACCCAACCTGCTGCAACCATTGCAACATCTTTTGCAGCTTGAAAGAGGCGCGGTGTCGGTCGGGCGGAAATACGACCTTGCTCTGACGCCAGAAGCTCCCGGAAAGATTTTGATGAACGGGCTTTGCGAAGTGACCCATGGAATGGGGGATGCCGGATCAATCAGCCTGATGTCACTCCGCGCGGCGGAAATCGCCTCAAAGGCCTTTGAACCCGCTGACAGTGCTGACCCGGCGACTGCCTTAGGCGATGCCGACACTGAGTTACACCCCGTTATCGCCTGA
- the ectB gene encoding diaminobutyrate--2-oxoglutarate transaminase, translated as MNHQIESEVRSYCRSYTTVFERAAGAHMYSLQGAEYLDFLSGCGALNYGHNNPVLQDALLGYIQSGGIAMSMDMHTRSKSQFIDAFDSLILRPREMNYRLQFTGPTGANAVEAAIKLARKITGRTNVIAFTNGFHGCTLGALALTGNSHHRAASASLLSQVSRFPYDGYLGAGTDTCELLQKMLEDPSSGCDKPAAIILETVQGEGGLNHASAPWIRKLATVAKRNDILVIIDDIQAGCGRSGTFFSFEHMGIEPDMITMAKALSGFGLPMSMVLIKPELDHWLPGEHNGTFRGNNFAFVTARVALEHYWADDTFAQRLNSKIEMLHSELSTLAHRYGFHTKGRGFMQGIDLRDGALAEAVRARCFAAGLIIETCGPKGEVLKLLPPLTISEADMLDGIGRIEAALQATLSQPILANA; from the coding sequence ATGAATCATCAAATTGAATCCGAAGTCAGGAGCTATTGCCGGTCCTATACGACGGTTTTCGAGCGCGCTGCCGGTGCGCATATGTATAGTTTACAGGGGGCAGAATACCTGGATTTCTTAAGCGGCTGTGGGGCGCTGAACTATGGCCACAATAACCCAGTGCTGCAAGACGCCTTGCTGGGTTACATTCAGTCGGGCGGTATCGCGATGTCGATGGACATGCATACCCGCTCAAAGTCGCAATTCATCGATGCCTTCGACTCCCTTATCCTCAGACCGCGTGAAATGAACTACCGGCTACAGTTCACCGGGCCCACAGGCGCCAATGCAGTCGAGGCCGCGATAAAGCTTGCCCGCAAGATCACTGGGCGCACCAATGTAATCGCCTTCACCAATGGGTTTCACGGCTGCACACTTGGGGCATTGGCCTTGACTGGAAACAGCCATCACCGCGCTGCCTCTGCTTCACTCTTAAGCCAGGTCAGCCGGTTCCCTTACGACGGCTATCTCGGGGCCGGTACAGATACATGTGAATTGCTCCAAAAAATGCTCGAAGACCCCTCCAGTGGCTGCGATAAACCGGCGGCGATTATCCTTGAAACCGTTCAAGGCGAAGGCGGCCTGAACCATGCCTCCGCGCCCTGGATTCGCAAGCTGGCCACAGTGGCCAAACGCAATGATATTCTAGTTATCATAGACGACATCCAGGCGGGCTGCGGCCGGTCCGGAACATTCTTTTCCTTCGAACACATGGGGATAGAGCCGGATATGATTACCATGGCCAAGGCGCTAAGCGGGTTTGGCCTGCCGATGTCCATGGTGCTGATCAAGCCCGAACTGGACCACTGGCTGCCCGGAGAACACAACGGCACCTTCAGAGGCAACAATTTTGCCTTTGTGACAGCCCGGGTAGCACTTGAACACTATTGGGCAGACGACACATTTGCCCAGCGTTTGAACAGCAAGATAGAAATGCTGCACTCAGAGCTTTCAACGCTGGCACATCGCTATGGTTTTCACACCAAGGGGCGGGGTTTTATGCAGGGCATTGATCTGCGCGACGGAGCCCTCGCCGAGGCGGTGCGTGCCCGCTGTTTCGCAGCAGGCCTGATTATCGAAACCTGTGGCCCCAAGGGTGAAGTTCTGAAATTACTGCCACCCCTGACGATCTCCGAAGCCGACATGCTTGATGGTATTGGCCGCATTGAGGCGGCTCTGCAGGCGACCCTGTCACAACCGATTTTAGCAAATGCATAA